One genomic region from Candidatus Binatia bacterium encodes:
- a CDS encoding (2Fe-2S)-binding protein, which produces MKKLREPQTAALADKRDAVAGALENDPADPRSWEWRTSRREFLTYTAIGTAALAGTLGPAQAAPHQPQAAPVLGPGLVPVTLWVNGARHRLQVEPRATLAQVLRTQLGLTGTKLGCDRGACSACTVLLDGTPLNSCMLLALDVGARKVTTIEGLAHGEALHPVQEAFVAHDAMQCGFCTPGMVMSCAALLVRNPSPTIEEIKDATAGNLCRCGTYPKVFAATLAAAQRRRSKQ; this is translated from the coding sequence ATGAAGAAGCTACGCGAGCCACAGACCGCAGCACTTGCTGACAAACGTGACGCGGTTGCCGGGGCGTTGGAGAACGACCCGGCCGATCCCCGTTCGTGGGAATGGCGCACCAGCAGGCGCGAGTTCCTCACCTACACGGCGATCGGAACCGCTGCCCTGGCGGGGACACTTGGGCCGGCGCAAGCCGCCCCGCACCAGCCCCAAGCCGCACCGGTGCTGGGCCCGGGCCTCGTGCCCGTCACGCTCTGGGTGAACGGCGCGCGGCACCGGCTTCAGGTAGAACCTCGGGCAACGCTTGCGCAGGTGCTCCGAACGCAGTTGGGGCTCACGGGCACGAAGCTCGGCTGCGATCGCGGCGCGTGTTCGGCCTGCACCGTGCTCCTCGACGGCACCCCACTGAACAGCTGCATGCTCTTGGCGCTCGACGTGGGCGCACGCAAGGTCACGACCATCGAGGGCCTCGCACACGGCGAAGCGCTGCATCCGGTGCAGGAGGCCTTCGTGGCGCACGACGCGATGCAGTGCGGCTTCTGCACGCCAGGTATGGTGATGAGCTGCGCCGCGCTGCTCGTCCGCAACCCAAGCCCGACGATCGAGGAGATCAAGGACGCCACAGCCGGTAACCTGTGCCGCTGCGGCACGTATCCCAAAGTCTTCGCGGCCACGCTGGCTGCAGCGCAGCGGCGTCGCTCGAAGCAGTGA